One Lactobacillus sp. CBA3606 DNA segment encodes these proteins:
- the cydC gene encoding thiol reductant ABC exporter subunit CydC, protein MKNFFATFQHDTWVMPYLRKYKKLLALTLFLGLMTFFCGSALMFNSGYLISRAAQRPENILLIYVPIVLTRAFGIGRPAFRYAERITSHNWVLRIVSDFRKKLYQAVAKQAVAIRQNFQTGDVLSLLADDIDHIENLYLRTVFPTVIAWTMYVIIVLALGYFSWWFGLLMVVLLGLIVVVMPLWSVLINGAREAKSRKIQQQFYTQLTDSVMGLSDWVIAGRQADFNAQQTAPIEQIEALRQADHQFQWWRDFTIQLLFGVICLALLGWSSLYWTTNPASVNWIAAFVLSVFPLVDAFQSVSQGVSEWPSYQRSIKRVNQLDTTPPDESQQTQLTEPFQTLRVTQLGFQYDATQPAIFDHLDLTLQAGEKVALLGPSGTGKSTLLKLILGDLTPNAGTIQLNDVPISRLQTARAALFGVLDQQPYLFNTSILNNVRMGNLQATDAAVKAALVAVELGPLIDALPAGMATLVEEGGTRFSGGERQRMALARILLQDAPIIILDEPTVSLDPITEAHLLATIFRVLQDKTILWVTHHLAGIDYVDQVRFLEAGRFDMAGTPAELYATAPRFKRLYDLDRGRDA, encoded by the coding sequence ATGAAAAACTTTTTTGCCACGTTTCAACATGATACTTGGGTGATGCCGTACCTCCGCAAATATAAGAAATTACTAGCACTTACGCTCTTTTTAGGTCTGATGACTTTTTTCTGTGGCTCGGCATTAATGTTCAATTCAGGCTATTTAATCAGTCGTGCGGCGCAACGACCAGAAAATATTTTATTGATTTACGTCCCGATTGTCTTGACTAGAGCTTTCGGTATCGGCCGGCCAGCATTTCGGTATGCGGAACGGATTACGAGCCATAACTGGGTTTTAAGAATCGTCTCAGATTTTCGGAAGAAGCTCTATCAAGCGGTGGCTAAACAAGCCGTCGCCATTCGGCAGAATTTTCAAACTGGAGATGTCTTAAGTTTGTTGGCCGATGATATTGATCACATTGAAAACCTCTATTTGCGGACAGTTTTTCCAACAGTTATTGCGTGGACCATGTACGTGATAATTGTACTTGCACTCGGCTATTTCAGCTGGTGGTTCGGGTTATTGATGGTAGTCTTATTAGGGCTAATCGTGGTCGTGATGCCATTGTGGTCCGTCTTAATCAATGGTGCTAGGGAAGCCAAAAGTCGTAAAATTCAACAACAATTTTATACGCAATTGACCGATTCAGTGATGGGACTCAGTGACTGGGTGATTGCTGGGCGTCAAGCGGATTTTAATGCGCAGCAAACAGCACCCATCGAGCAAATAGAAGCACTCCGGCAAGCGGACCATCAATTTCAATGGTGGCGTGATTTTACCATTCAATTATTGTTCGGTGTGATTTGCTTGGCCTTATTAGGGTGGAGTAGCTTGTATTGGACCACTAATCCGGCTAGCGTTAACTGGATTGCTGCCTTTGTGTTATCGGTCTTTCCGTTAGTTGATGCGTTTCAGTCAGTTAGTCAAGGTGTCAGCGAGTGGCCCAGCTACCAACGGTCGATTAAGCGGGTTAATCAGCTGGATACGACGCCACCAGATGAGTCGCAACAGACACAACTCACTGAACCATTCCAAACACTGCGGGTGACTCAGCTTGGCTTTCAATATGACGCCACCCAACCAGCTATTTTTGACCATTTGGATTTAACGCTGCAAGCTGGTGAAAAAGTGGCCTTACTCGGGCCTTCTGGCACTGGCAAGAGCACGTTACTTAAATTGATTTTAGGTGATTTGACACCCAATGCTGGGACTATCCAGTTAAACGATGTGCCGATTAGTCGCTTGCAAACGGCGCGAGCTGCTTTGTTTGGCGTCTTAGACCAGCAACCTTATTTGTTCAATACGAGTATTCTAAATAATGTGCGCATGGGGAATTTGCAGGCCACGGATGCGGCCGTTAAAGCCGCGTTAGTTGCAGTGGAATTAGGACCGTTAATCGATGCGTTACCAGCGGGAATGGCGACGCTAGTCGAAGAAGGCGGGACCCGGTTTTCGGGCGGTGAACGCCAACGGATGGCCTTGGCGCGTATTTTATTACAAGATGCGCCGATTATCATTTTGGATGAACCTACAGTTAGCCTAGATCCGATTACAGAAGCACATTTGTTAGCTACTATTTTTCGGGTGTTACAAGATAAAACCATTCTCTGGGTGACTCATCATTTAGCTGGGATTGATTATGTTGATCAAGTGCGCTTTTTAGAGGCGGGACGGTTCGATATGGCTGGGACGCCTGCCGAATTATATGCAACTGCGCCGCGATTTAAGCGGTTGTATGATTTAGACCGCGGTCGTGATGCTTGA
- a CDS encoding Gfo/Idh/MocA family protein gives MSKTYRWAIVGLGNIATQFVTAFDQPDGELYAVCSRSQAKATTFAHDHGIPKAYSDLTTLLADDQVDIVYVATPHNYHIDTILPALRAGKHVLSEKAITLTSAELAEATALATKNHLILTEAMTLYHMPLYQRLHDFAAERELGALKMVQASFGSFKDPDPTNRFFNPQLAGGALLDIGVYALAFVREFLTATPVITGTTMHRFSSGVDEAETITLRTAHDELATVALTFRAKMPKQGIVAYENGFFTIDSYPRADQARFTAANGATELIQAGTTAQAMAYEIADMQKTVAGQLANTTLAKTTDVMAVMTAARNQWDYRYPFEK, from the coding sequence ATGTCAAAAACTTATCGGTGGGCTATTGTTGGGCTTGGCAATATTGCAACCCAATTTGTCACTGCCTTTGATCAACCAGATGGTGAACTGTATGCCGTTTGTTCACGTTCGCAAGCCAAAGCCACGACCTTTGCGCACGACCATGGTATCCCGAAAGCTTATAGCGATTTAACAACGTTATTAGCGGATGACCAAGTCGACATTGTGTATGTCGCCACGCCACACAACTATCATATCGACACGATTCTACCAGCGCTTCGAGCCGGCAAACACGTCCTTAGCGAAAAAGCCATTACTTTAACTAGCGCTGAACTCGCTGAAGCCACCGCCCTCGCCACCAAAAATCACTTGATATTAACTGAAGCAATGACCCTTTATCACATGCCATTGTATCAAAGACTGCATGATTTTGCGGCTGAACGCGAATTAGGCGCTTTGAAAATGGTTCAGGCTAGCTTCGGTAGCTTCAAAGATCCCGATCCGACTAACCGGTTCTTCAATCCCCAACTTGCTGGCGGCGCCCTACTTGATATTGGCGTCTACGCCCTCGCTTTTGTCCGTGAATTTTTAACGGCAACGCCCGTGATTACTGGGACAACGATGCATCGTTTCAGTAGTGGCGTGGATGAAGCCGAAACGATTACACTCCGAACGGCGCATGATGAACTCGCAACGGTGGCTTTAACGTTTCGCGCTAAGATGCCCAAACAAGGCATCGTCGCCTACGAAAATGGGTTTTTCACGATTGATTCTTACCCCCGGGCCGACCAAGCGCGTTTCACCGCCGCTAATGGCGCAACTGAACTCATCCAAGCCGGTACAACTGCACAAGCCATGGCTTATGAAATTGCTGACATGCAAAAAACGGTCGCCGGTCAACTCGCCAACACAACGTTAGCCAAGACAACGGATGTGATGGCCGTCATGACCGCCGCGCGTAATCAATGGGATTATCGGTATCCTTTTGAAAAATAA
- the cydD gene encoding thiol reductant ABC exporter subunit CydD, whose protein sequence is MFDPALFKLPGMRRLAVLLTVLALFEGICIIMQAQFLAVAIVGLWRRQALTTVLRPMLFFAIAWVGRQLLVVIKNHLMYPLVAKTTGALRRQVMQKLYRLGPSYVAKMGTGNVVTTALEGLDKVQTYLMLVVIKVIDMMVIPWVILIYIAFLRWREALFLLAIFPLIILFMIILGYAAQAKADRQYAGYQRLSNHFVDTLRGLPTLKQLGLSKRYAKNVYQVSESYRQQTLAVIKVAMLSTFALDFFTTLSIAVVAVFLGFGLINGTITLLPALVILVLAPDYFLPLRTFANDYHATLNGKNAFTAVKTMLALPLPTQQAQLGTTPLTWQADSTLSLKAVDFGYTTDQLALTNLDFTAKGYQRIGIIGASGSGKSTLIKLLGGFLTPTPNQGTLAVNGQPIPHLDQTAWQQSFFYIPQNPYLFHATVAENIAFYQPQATPTAIAQAAERAGLTAWLQTLPAGLATPIGEGARGVSGGQAQRIALARAFLDNSRQILLFDEPTAHLDIETEAALKQTILPVFDQHLVFFATHRLHWLNQMDYVLVLSHGRIVEQGVPAQLATHAGPYQRLWTEMGGATE, encoded by the coding sequence ATGTTTGATCCAGCACTATTTAAGCTTCCAGGCATGCGCCGACTCGCCGTGTTATTGACGGTGTTGGCGTTATTTGAGGGAATCTGTATTATCATGCAAGCCCAGTTTTTGGCGGTGGCAATTGTGGGCCTATGGCGGCGCCAAGCGTTGACAACTGTCTTACGACCAATGTTGTTTTTTGCCATTGCGTGGGTGGGCCGACAATTGTTAGTGGTCATTAAGAATCATTTGATGTATCCACTGGTTGCCAAGACGACTGGGGCATTACGGCGCCAAGTCATGCAAAAGCTTTATCGCTTAGGACCGAGCTATGTCGCCAAAATGGGCACGGGTAACGTGGTGACGACTGCCTTAGAGGGGCTTGATAAAGTTCAGACGTATTTGATGTTGGTCGTCATTAAAGTGATTGATATGATGGTGATTCCCTGGGTGATTTTAATTTATATTGCCTTTTTACGCTGGCGGGAAGCCTTGTTTCTATTGGCCATTTTTCCATTAATTATTTTATTTATGATTATTCTTGGGTATGCGGCCCAGGCCAAGGCAGATCGGCAATATGCAGGTTATCAGCGATTATCCAATCATTTTGTTGATACGTTGCGTGGGTTACCGACGTTAAAACAGCTGGGCTTGAGTAAGCGCTATGCCAAGAATGTGTATCAAGTAAGCGAAAGTTATCGTCAGCAAACACTGGCAGTCATTAAAGTAGCCATGTTATCGACGTTTGCCTTGGATTTTTTCACGACGTTATCCATTGCAGTGGTTGCCGTCTTTTTAGGCTTTGGCTTAATTAATGGCACGATTACCTTATTGCCGGCGCTAGTGATTCTAGTCTTAGCACCAGATTACTTTTTGCCCCTGCGAACGTTCGCTAATGACTACCATGCAACCTTAAATGGTAAAAATGCGTTTACCGCCGTTAAGACGATGCTGGCATTACCGTTACCGACGCAACAAGCCCAACTAGGCACGACGCCGTTAACTTGGCAAGCAGATAGTACGTTAAGTTTGAAAGCTGTCGATTTTGGGTACACGACTGATCAGTTAGCCTTAACGAACCTCGATTTTACGGCTAAAGGTTACCAGCGAATTGGGATTATTGGGGCCTCAGGTTCTGGCAAGTCAACCTTGATTAAGTTATTAGGTGGCTTTTTGACGCCCACCCCGAACCAGGGGACGCTGGCAGTTAATGGGCAACCGATTCCACATCTTGATCAGACTGCTTGGCAACAAAGCTTTTTCTATATTCCACAAAATCCGTACTTGTTCCATGCGACTGTCGCTGAAAACATCGCTTTTTATCAGCCACAGGCGACACCGACTGCAATTGCCCAAGCTGCTGAGCGAGCCGGCTTAACGGCTTGGTTACAGACTTTGCCAGCAGGGCTAGCCACGCCAATTGGGGAAGGCGCGCGAGGGGTCAGTGGCGGTCAAGCACAACGGATTGCGTTGGCCCGCGCGTTCTTAGATAATTCACGGCAGATTTTATTATTTGATGAACCGACAGCGCATTTAGATATTGAGACTGAAGCGGCCTTAAAACAAACGATTTTGCCAGTATTTGATCAACATTTGGTCTTTTTTGCAACACATCGATTACATTGGTTGAATCAAATGGATTATGTGCTGGTCTTGTCACATGGTCGTATCGTTGAACAAGGGGTGCCAGCGCAATTAGCAACACACGCCGGACCGTATCAACGGCTATGGACTGAAATGGGAGGTGCGACCGAATGA
- the cydB gene encoding cytochrome d ubiquinol oxidase subunit II encodes MSNLQFLWFVLVGVLFSGFFFLEGFDFGVGMTIKSLAQTRQERDVVIHTIGPHWDANEVWLITAGGAMFASFPMWYASLFSGFYLILLFILVALIMRGVSFEFRSRMATAAGRNFWEWAAAIGSFCAAFLFGMMFTALVKGMPIDANGNLTAHFTDYVNPFTLVGGVAVTLLCYLHGLNFIRLKTTGTLRQRALQWAKPLYWVLFAGEVLFAVLLYFNTDFFTKRPVSTLILVVALVALTVLATWGVYGNHEWLSFIGSGLSLIDVVVLLFNGLFPRVMVANNAAHSILIKNASNSPYTLHVMTIITLTVLPIMLAYFIWSYWVFYKRLAS; translated from the coding sequence ATGAGTAACTTACAATTCTTATGGTTTGTGTTAGTTGGCGTTTTGTTTAGTGGCTTCTTCTTCTTAGAAGGATTTGACTTTGGGGTTGGGATGACGATTAAGAGCTTAGCCCAAACAAGGCAAGAACGGGATGTTGTGATTCATACGATTGGTCCGCACTGGGACGCTAACGAAGTTTGGTTGATCACTGCCGGTGGTGCCATGTTTGCATCGTTTCCAATGTGGTATGCGTCATTATTTTCTGGCTTTTATCTAATTCTGTTATTTATTCTGGTGGCTTTAATTATGCGTGGCGTCTCCTTTGAATTTCGGAGTCGGATGGCAACTGCTGCTGGCCGCAACTTTTGGGAATGGGCCGCTGCAATTGGTAGCTTTTGTGCCGCATTCTTGTTTGGCATGATGTTCACTGCGCTCGTTAAAGGGATGCCGATTGATGCAAATGGTAATCTCACCGCCCACTTTACGGATTACGTCAATCCGTTCACGTTAGTTGGTGGGGTGGCGGTTACCTTACTATGTTACTTACATGGCTTGAATTTTATTCGGTTAAAGACGACGGGAACTTTACGGCAGCGCGCACTTCAGTGGGCTAAACCCCTTTATTGGGTCTTGTTCGCTGGTGAGGTCTTGTTCGCAGTCTTACTCTATTTCAATACCGACTTTTTCACGAAACGGCCAGTGTCAACGTTGATTTTAGTGGTTGCCCTAGTGGCGTTGACGGTCTTAGCGACGTGGGGTGTATATGGCAATCATGAATGGTTATCCTTTATCGGCAGTGGCTTATCATTGATTGATGTCGTGGTCTTATTGTTTAATGGCCTGTTCCCACGGGTGATGGTTGCCAACAATGCCGCTCACAGTATTCTAATTAAGAATGCGTCGAATTCACCATATACGCTACATGTGATGACTATCATTACTCTGACGGTGTTACCGATTATGTTGGCTTACTTTATCTGGAGTTATTGGGTATTTTATAAGCGCCTAGCATCGTAA
- a CDS encoding glycoside hydrolase family 73 protein gives MAFKIKRRAKGDTGGLLVHHGQPQWLNIFILCCLIGGVVWLVRGHQSQPTTTAKAQPAVTTHAGFIKKLAPSAQRMQKKYHVLASISLSQAILESDWGQSTNATKNYNLFGVKATAAEPGKLMMTKEYYDGAYHQVKQRFRVYSSWDASMVGHAKRLANGPSWDATHYQAVIQAKDYQTAARALVTAGYATDPNYDQKLINIIQKYNLQRYDK, from the coding sequence ATGGCATTCAAAATTAAACGGCGGGCCAAAGGTGATACGGGTGGCTTATTAGTCCACCATGGTCAACCGCAATGGTTGAATATTTTTATTCTATGTTGTCTGATTGGTGGGGTTGTCTGGCTAGTCAGAGGGCACCAGTCACAACCAACCACGACAGCTAAAGCACAGCCAGCGGTGACGACGCATGCTGGCTTTATCAAAAAGCTCGCACCATCTGCCCAGCGCATGCAGAAAAAATACCATGTGTTAGCGAGTATTAGTTTGAGTCAAGCCATTTTAGAATCGGATTGGGGTCAAAGTACTAATGCCACTAAGAATTATAATTTATTCGGGGTTAAGGCAACAGCCGCTGAACCAGGCAAATTAATGATGACCAAGGAATATTATGATGGGGCTTATCATCAGGTTAAACAACGGTTTCGGGTCTATTCAAGTTGGGATGCGTCAATGGTTGGTCATGCCAAACGACTTGCCAATGGGCCGAGTTGGGATGCGACTCATTATCAGGCGGTCATTCAGGCCAAAGATTATCAGACGGCGGCACGGGCTTTGGTCACTGCGGGCTACGCAACTGATCCGAATTATGACCAAAAATTAATTAATATTATTCAAAAATATAACTTACAAAGGTATGATAAGTAG
- a CDS encoding cytochrome ubiquinol oxidase subunit I → MNLGLSILSLARFQFAMTTVFHFFFVPLSIGLALIVAIMETIYVVKKDELYKHMAQFWGRIFLLSFAVGVVTGIIQEFQFGMNWSDYSRFMGDIFGAPLAIEALVAFFMESTFIGLWMFGWDRFNAGIHCAFIWLTAIGTMISAMWILAANSFMQNPVGFMINAKTGRAQMTSFSAVIKNPQLWYELPHVLFGAFVTGAFVVAGMAAFGLLKKRNVQFFRKSITISLLVGLIATIGVVGMGDLQTRYIIKEQPMKFAATEGLYKDSGSPAPWAIIEGLDTKNHQAKWSIEVPYVLDILSYHKLSGNVKGQNRLNKELHAKYDHKFGKSMNYYVPAKTLFWSFRVMAVSGGLFALIAIVGLFFNRASSTLIERQRWFLWVLGICTFLPFAANTAGWFITELGRYPWVVYGLLTIADAVSPNVSVASLLISNIIYFCLFSGLGVVMIVLSRRTLRQGPDDLLQAADDAPYDPYGKGAFSHE, encoded by the coding sequence AGCTTTAATCGTCGCTATTATGGAAACAATTTACGTTGTTAAGAAGGATGAGTTATATAAACATATGGCGCAATTCTGGGGACGAATCTTTTTACTTAGCTTTGCCGTTGGTGTTGTTACTGGGATTATTCAAGAATTTCAATTTGGGATGAATTGGTCAGATTATTCACGGTTTATGGGTGATATTTTTGGTGCGCCATTGGCAATCGAAGCGTTGGTGGCGTTCTTTATGGAGTCAACGTTTATTGGCCTGTGGATGTTTGGTTGGGATCGATTTAACGCAGGAATTCATTGTGCGTTCATTTGGCTAACTGCCATTGGGACGATGATTTCCGCAATGTGGATTTTAGCGGCGAATAGTTTCATGCAAAATCCCGTTGGGTTTATGATTAATGCCAAAACTGGCCGGGCTCAAATGACCAGTTTTTCAGCGGTCATTAAAAATCCACAGTTATGGTATGAATTACCCCATGTGTTGTTTGGCGCTTTCGTAACCGGTGCCTTTGTTGTGGCGGGGATGGCAGCGTTTGGTTTACTCAAAAAACGAAACGTTCAGTTCTTCCGCAAATCTATCACGATCAGTTTACTCGTTGGTCTGATTGCGACCATTGGGGTGGTTGGCATGGGCGATTTGCAAACCCGTTATATTATTAAAGAACAGCCGATGAAGTTTGCAGCGACTGAAGGGTTGTATAAGGATTCAGGCTCACCGGCACCTTGGGCGATTATTGAGGGCTTAGATACCAAAAATCACCAAGCCAAATGGTCAATTGAAGTGCCGTATGTCTTAGATATCTTGAGCTATCATAAGTTAAGTGGGAATGTAAAGGGCCAAAACCGGCTGAACAAAGAATTACATGCGAAGTATGATCATAAATTTGGTAAAAGCATGAATTACTATGTCCCAGCTAAAACATTATTCTGGAGTTTCCGGGTCATGGCAGTGTCTGGCGGCCTATTCGCGTTAATTGCGATTGTCGGCTTATTCTTTAACCGTGCCAGTTCAACGTTGATTGAACGGCAGCGTTGGTTCTTATGGGTTTTAGGAATCTGTACGTTCTTACCATTTGCTGCGAATACGGCGGGCTGGTTCATTACTGAATTAGGTCGTTATCCATGGGTCGTTTATGGGTTGTTAACAATCGCGGATGCCGTCTCACCAAATGTGAGCGTGGCGTCACTATTGATTTCAAATATCATTTACTTCTGTTTATTCAGTGGCTTAGGCGTTGTTATGATTGTCTTATCACGGCGGACGTTACGTCAGGGTCCGGATGATTTGTTACAAGCGGCCGATGATGCACCATATGATCCATACGGCAAGGGGGCCTTCAGTCATGAGTAA
- a CDS encoding prenyltransferase translates to MKPKVFLEFVEIKSLIASILPFVLGSLYASYNYHQIHLGYLSLFFVASSLFHMATNANDNYQDFIHAPRNVDNQDFLEATNVVGVQQISIRQARTVTFGLAGLSLLLGLWLVTKTGWPLLWMGVYSYAVGYFYAGGPKPISTGPFGEFFSGFTMGFMIFWIAVYINTFDVAPLTWGASLKVLVASGLAIFAIANIMLANNICDQAEDLALGRHTILYYLGKPVMLQVFAWSYVAGYGCLVGAVGLGVLPPLSLLTLLSAIPVFKNTRVFMQKQVKRETFSLSIKNATLICLSFIVFMGIGLIV, encoded by the coding sequence TTGAAACCGAAAGTTTTTCTGGAATTTGTGGAGATTAAGTCGTTGATTGCTAGCATTTTACCATTTGTTTTAGGCAGTTTGTACGCAAGCTATAACTATCATCAAATTCATTTGGGCTATCTGAGTTTGTTCTTTGTGGCATCTTCGTTATTCCATATGGCGACTAATGCCAATGATAACTATCAGGATTTTATCCATGCGCCACGTAATGTGGATAATCAGGACTTTTTGGAAGCGACTAATGTCGTCGGGGTGCAGCAGATTTCGATTCGCCAAGCACGCACTGTGACTTTTGGCTTGGCGGGGCTGTCATTACTTTTGGGCCTGTGGTTAGTGACTAAGACGGGGTGGCCGCTATTGTGGATGGGCGTTTACTCATATGCTGTCGGGTATTTTTATGCCGGTGGTCCCAAGCCAATTTCAACGGGACCGTTTGGTGAATTCTTTTCAGGATTTACCATGGGTTTCATGATTTTTTGGATTGCCGTCTATATAAATACGTTTGATGTCGCCCCGTTGACCTGGGGTGCAAGTCTGAAAGTATTGGTGGCGTCTGGCTTAGCAATTTTTGCCATTGCCAATATTATGCTGGCCAATAATATTTGTGATCAGGCCGAAGACTTAGCCTTGGGCCGACACACGATTTTGTATTATCTAGGCAAGCCAGTGATGCTGCAAGTCTTTGCCTGGAGTTATGTTGCCGGTTATGGTTGCTTAGTCGGCGCGGTTGGGCTGGGTGTTTTACCGCCGTTAAGCTTGCTGACCTTGTTAAGTGCTATCCCAGTTTTCAAAAATACGCGTGTCTTTATGCAAAAACAAGTCAAACGGGAGACCTTTAGCTTATCCATTAAGAATGCAACATTAATTTGTTTATCATTTATCGTTTTTATGGGAATCGGGCTCATCGTTTAA
- a CDS encoding xanthine phosphoribosyltransferase: MQQLEQRILQDGRVLPGEVLKVDGFLNHQVDPDLMFAMGSEFAQLFREMGITKILTVESSGIAPAVMTGLQLHVPVVFARKHKSVTLVDDLFTAEVYSYTKKTSNHISISKKFLSATDKVLIIDDFLANGQAVQGLFDICDQAQAAIAGVGIVIEKVFQTGHQLVEKRGVRLESLAQITSFEGDRVHFASEQA, from the coding sequence ATGCAACAGCTTGAACAACGGATTTTACAGGACGGTCGGGTCTTACCTGGCGAAGTGTTAAAAGTGGATGGATTTTTAAATCATCAGGTCGATCCGGACCTAATGTTTGCAATGGGGTCTGAATTTGCGCAGTTATTCCGTGAAATGGGAATCACTAAGATTTTGACGGTGGAATCATCTGGGATTGCCCCCGCCGTGATGACCGGCCTGCAATTGCACGTGCCAGTGGTCTTTGCCCGGAAACACAAGTCAGTCACCTTGGTTGACGATCTATTTACTGCGGAAGTCTACTCTTATACTAAAAAAACGTCGAATCATATTTCGATTTCCAAGAAATTTTTAAGTGCAACGGATAAGGTTTTGATTATTGATGACTTCTTAGCAAATGGACAAGCCGTTCAAGGGTTGTTTGATATTTGTGATCAAGCGCAGGCGGCCATTGCTGGAGTTGGGATTGTCATCGAAAAAGTCTTCCAGACTGGGCACCAATTAGTTGAAAAACGGGGCGTCCGCCTAGAATCCTTAGCACAAATCACCTCATTTGAAGGCGATCGGGTTCACTTTGCTTCTGAACAAGCGTAG
- a CDS encoding polyprenyl synthetase family protein, which translates to MIQNIWRSNTQIHDQLTALKPYLLANVQIDNAAINDRVHTLLAAGGKFLRPGFFYLFSQFGADQDPVRLQAGAAAMELLHVATLIHDDVIDEAPKRRQITTIHQDYGQRNAIYAGDLLFTCYFDQVVLSARTPADVKRNTAAMRAVLQGELDQMAHNFQPTTTLNDYLQVVAGKTARLFSLSCQQGAHLAVAPAAVETLAQQIGQQLGLAYQMLDDILDYTGDEALTHKPVLADLKVGVYSLPLIYALQRDPSLAQQLPMPGSHPTNQDLLAIRDQVIALGGVTQTQQLATTYTQQALSLINRLPAGSSQQALRHLVTQLLVRNH; encoded by the coding sequence ATGATTCAAAATATTTGGCGGTCCAATACTCAAATTCACGACCAATTAACAGCGCTAAAACCTTATTTACTGGCAAATGTGCAGATTGATAATGCGGCCATCAATGACCGGGTGCACACGCTATTAGCCGCTGGCGGTAAATTTTTACGCCCAGGCTTCTTTTATTTATTCAGCCAATTTGGCGCTGATCAAGATCCAGTCCGGTTACAAGCTGGTGCGGCGGCAATGGAGCTTTTACATGTTGCCACCTTAATTCATGATGATGTCATTGATGAAGCCCCTAAGCGCCGACAAATTACGACTATTCACCAAGATTACGGACAACGCAATGCCATTTATGCGGGCGATCTCTTATTCACGTGTTACTTCGACCAAGTCGTCTTATCTGCCCGTACCCCTGCTGATGTGAAGCGCAACACTGCTGCCATGCGGGCAGTGTTACAAGGTGAGCTAGATCAAATGGCCCATAACTTTCAACCGACCACTACGCTTAATGACTATTTACAAGTCGTCGCAGGTAAAACAGCCCGCTTATTCAGCCTCAGTTGCCAGCAAGGTGCACATTTAGCCGTGGCACCAGCTGCTGTGGAAACCTTGGCACAACAAATCGGTCAACAACTTGGTCTTGCCTATCAAATGTTAGATGATATTCTGGACTACACCGGTGATGAAGCCTTGACCCATAAACCGGTCTTGGCTGATTTAAAGGTGGGGGTCTATTCCTTGCCTTTAATCTATGCGCTACAACGTGACCCGAGCTTGGCACAACAGCTTCCCATGCCAGGCAGTCACCCAACTAATCAGGACCTGCTCGCAATTCGCGACCAAGTGATTGCCTTAGGCGGGGTCACGCAGACCCAACAATTGGCTACCACGTATACACAACAAGCCTTAAGCCTGATTAATCGCTTACCCGCCGGCAGCAGTCAACAAGCCCTAAGACACCTCGTGACACAATTGTTAGTTCGCAACCATTAA